A genomic segment from Blastococcus sp. PRF04-17 encodes:
- a CDS encoding PKD domain-containing protein: protein MSAAPAPAPQRIIAAFVAALLTSGVMGLLAPGTAGADTQPLTGTPATVAADALPTTQINGVAWAQAVVGNTVYVGGNFSTARPAGAAAGTQETPRANLLAYDIRTGELVTSFAPVLNGQVLAVASSPDGSRLYVGGDFNQVDGQVRNRVAAFDTATGALVPTWRPNINSQVRAIAATNETVYLGGSISAVGGVSRTRLAAVAAADGSLLPWAPVPGPAATTTGNDQVMSLVITGGGSQVVAAGRFDSMNGVKATGVAAIDALTGATRPFAINEKLTNQGDHSAIYSVTTDGVNVYGTAYDYGGPGNLEGSFVARADGGAIVLINDCRGDTYSSYPVDGALYIAGHPHECGNIGGFPEENPRIHKFAAAFTTTPFGVVGSRTIKNSNLRGLPAGKMLAWTPTMAPGTFTGQGQAGWSVTGNGRYVAYAGEFPRVNGQGQQGLVRYAVPALAPNKIGPVAGPATSVTSPQPGLARIAWTTTNDPDNEHLTYSVYREGRAAPVYETVKASLWWQNSQLSATDAGVSGSLRYRVVATDAFGNQAAGEWIPVEVAPAPATTAVDYPAMVRTDGASSHWRLGETSGPAADSVGTRPLTVGSGVSRGVTGALSGDADTAYSFNGSATATLATQSATAAPNTFTAEAWFQTSSGSGGRILGFASAASGSSSTYDRQVYLDSRGRVNFGVKTPANKNRLTVRTVTSSASFNDGKWHHVAASLSSAGMALYVDGTLVDARTDTTTGQAYNGYFRVGSDRAMGGTNSFTGRIDEVALYPKALSGARVAAHAAAGTNAQPANLPPTARFAATADGLVAGFDGTGATDVDGTITGYAWNFGDGSTGAGATASRTYAAAGTYPVTLTVTDNRGATSTATRLVTVAPVVPNAVPTAAFTASAQHLALTVDASAAADSDGVLTGYAWNFGDGATATGVTASHAYARAGTYTVTLTVTDDDGATASAEKVVEVTAPPVQVVIADDAFGRTVTGGLGTADKGGVWTASAGPTRQSVEPGSAVLRLDGPNQNTGSYLGDIAQSDADVLTSFSLDAMPTGGGTMVFVSGRRVGTGQEYRVRVRFAPDGTVGLALSRLVGGTETFPGGEVVVPGLTYTAGSKVNARVRVSGTGTTEITASVWRDGSAEPSTPALTRTDTTAELQAAGAVGLTVHRPTSATAANVVRFTGFRVVTLAAAQVPVNEPPVAAFTATPTGLAVAVDGAGSGDPDGRVVSYAWDFGDGGTAEGVTASYTYAEGGTYPVTLTVTDDSGESRSTTQDVTVSAPAVEVVASDTFAREVTGGWGSADVGGAWTVAAGGTRQSVTPGVGEFRLDAAGHNTGSYLDGIRRTDANVLTTFSLSAMPTGNGTYVYVTGRRVGTGQEYRVRVRVLADGRVALALSRLAGGTETFPGGELVVPGLVYAPGAALNVRVQVSGTGTTAVSATVWLAGTEEPSAASLTRTDTTAELQAAGGIGLLAHRPGGTTVATAVRFTGFLVTPVG, encoded by the coding sequence ATGTCTGCAGCACCGGCGCCCGCGCCGCAGCGGATCATCGCGGCATTCGTGGCCGCCCTGCTCACCAGTGGCGTCATGGGCCTGCTGGCGCCGGGAACGGCCGGCGCCGACACGCAGCCGCTCACCGGCACGCCGGCCACGGTCGCTGCGGACGCCCTGCCGACCACGCAGATCAACGGCGTGGCGTGGGCGCAGGCCGTCGTCGGCAACACCGTGTACGTCGGCGGCAACTTCTCGACCGCCCGGCCCGCCGGCGCAGCCGCCGGGACGCAGGAGACGCCGCGGGCCAACCTGCTGGCCTACGACATCCGCACCGGCGAGCTCGTCACCTCCTTCGCCCCGGTGCTCAACGGCCAGGTCCTGGCCGTGGCGAGCTCCCCCGACGGCTCCCGGCTGTACGTCGGCGGTGACTTCAACCAGGTCGACGGTCAGGTCCGCAACCGCGTCGCCGCGTTCGACACCGCGACCGGCGCCCTCGTGCCGACCTGGCGGCCCAACATCAACAGCCAGGTCCGGGCCATCGCCGCGACGAACGAGACCGTCTACCTCGGCGGCAGCATCTCCGCGGTCGGCGGCGTGAGCCGCACCCGCCTGGCCGCGGTGGCCGCCGCCGACGGCAGCCTCCTGCCCTGGGCGCCCGTGCCGGGCCCAGCCGCGACGACGACCGGCAACGACCAGGTCATGTCGCTGGTGATCACCGGCGGTGGATCCCAGGTCGTGGCCGCCGGCCGGTTCGACTCGATGAACGGGGTCAAGGCCACCGGTGTGGCCGCGATCGACGCCCTCACCGGCGCCACCCGCCCCTTCGCGATCAACGAGAAGCTCACCAACCAGGGTGACCACTCGGCGATCTACAGCGTCACCACCGACGGCGTGAACGTCTACGGCACGGCCTACGACTACGGCGGCCCCGGGAACCTCGAGGGTTCCTTCGTGGCCCGCGCCGACGGTGGCGCGATCGTGCTGATCAACGACTGCCGCGGCGACACCTACTCCAGCTACCCGGTGGACGGCGCCCTCTACATCGCCGGCCATCCGCACGAGTGCGGCAACATCGGCGGTTTCCCGGAGGAGAACCCCCGGATCCACAAGTTCGCGGCGGCGTTCACGACGACGCCTTTCGGCGTGGTCGGCTCGAGGACCATCAAGAACAGCAACCTCCGCGGCCTGCCCGCCGGCAAGATGCTCGCCTGGACCCCGACCATGGCCCCGGGCACGTTCACGGGTCAGGGCCAGGCGGGCTGGAGCGTCACCGGCAACGGTCGGTACGTGGCGTACGCCGGTGAGTTCCCGCGCGTCAACGGGCAGGGTCAGCAGGGACTGGTCCGCTACGCGGTGCCGGCGCTGGCCCCCAACAAGATCGGTCCCGTGGCCGGTCCGGCGACGTCGGTGACCTCACCGCAGCCGGGCCTGGCCAGGATCGCCTGGACGACGACGAACGACCCGGACAACGAGCACCTGACCTACTCGGTCTACCGCGAGGGCCGCGCAGCGCCGGTCTACGAGACCGTCAAGGCCTCCCTCTGGTGGCAGAACAGCCAGCTGAGCGCCACGGACGCCGGTGTCAGCGGCTCGCTGCGCTACCGCGTGGTCGCCACCGACGCGTTCGGCAACCAGGCCGCCGGCGAGTGGATCCCGGTCGAGGTCGCCCCCGCGCCGGCGACCACGGCGGTCGACTACCCGGCCATGGTCCGCACCGACGGCGCCTCGTCGCACTGGCGCCTGGGCGAGACGTCCGGGCCGGCGGCCGACTCGGTGGGCACCCGCCCGCTGACGGTCGGCTCCGGGGTCAGCCGTGGGGTGACCGGCGCGCTGTCGGGTGACGCCGACACGGCGTACTCCTTCAACGGCAGCGCCACCGCGACCCTGGCTACCCAGAGCGCCACCGCGGCGCCGAACACCTTCACCGCGGAGGCCTGGTTCCAGACCAGCTCGGGTTCGGGCGGCCGCATCCTGGGCTTCGCCAGCGCCGCGTCGGGCAGCAGCTCGACCTACGACCGGCAGGTCTACCTCGACTCGCGGGGCCGCGTGAACTTCGGCGTGAAGACGCCCGCCAACAAGAACCGGCTGACGGTCCGCACCGTCACCAGCAGCGCTTCGTTCAACGACGGCAAGTGGCACCACGTGGCCGCTTCGCTGAGCTCCGCGGGCATGGCGCTCTACGTCGACGGCACACTGGTCGACGCCCGGACCGACACCACGACGGGCCAGGCCTACAACGGCTACTTCCGGGTCGGCAGTGACCGCGCGATGGGCGGAACCAACTCGTTCACCGGCCGGATCGACGAGGTGGCCCTCTACCCGAAGGCCCTGTCGGGGGCCCGCGTGGCGGCGCACGCCGCGGCGGGCACGAACGCGCAGCCTGCCAACCTGCCCCCCACGGCCCGGTTCGCGGCCACGGCCGACGGTCTCGTGGCCGGCTTCGACGGCACCGGCGCCACCGACGTCGACGGCACGATCACCGGCTACGCGTGGAACTTCGGTGACGGTTCGACCGGCGCCGGCGCCACGGCGTCGCGTACCTACGCGGCGGCGGGCACCTACCCGGTCACCCTGACCGTCACCGACAACCGCGGTGCCACCAGCACGGCGACGCGGCTGGTCACGGTCGCGCCGGTCGTGCCGAACGCGGTGCCGACGGCGGCCTTCACCGCCTCGGCGCAGCACCTCGCGCTCACCGTCGACGCCTCGGCGGCGGCCGACAGCGACGGCGTCCTGACCGGCTACGCCTGGAACTTCGGTGACGGCGCGACCGCCACCGGGGTGACGGCTTCCCACGCCTACGCCAGGGCCGGCACCTACACGGTCACCCTCACGGTGACCGACGACGACGGCGCGACCGCCTCGGCCGAGAAGGTCGTGGAGGTCACCGCACCGCCGGTGCAGGTGGTCATCGCCGATGACGCCTTCGGCCGCACCGTCACCGGCGGTCTCGGCACCGCCGACAAGGGCGGCGTCTGGACGGCGTCGGCCGGCCCGACGCGCCAGTCGGTGGAGCCGGGCTCGGCCGTGCTGCGGCTGGACGGCCCGAACCAGAACACCGGCAGCTACCTCGGCGACATCGCGCAGAGCGACGCCGACGTCCTGACCTCGTTCTCGCTCGACGCGATGCCGACCGGCGGCGGGACGATGGTGTTCGTCTCGGGCCGGCGGGTCGGCACCGGCCAGGAGTACCGGGTCCGGGTCCGCTTCGCGCCGGACGGCACGGTGGGTCTCGCGCTGTCCCGCCTCGTCGGTGGGACGGAGACGTTCCCCGGTGGCGAGGTCGTCGTCCCGGGCCTGACCTACACGGCGGGCTCGAAGGTCAACGCCCGCGTGAGGGTCTCCGGTACCGGCACGACCGAGATCACCGCCTCGGTGTGGCGGGACGGCTCGGCCGAGCCGTCGACGCCCGCGCTCACTCGGACCGACACGACGGCGGAGCTCCAGGCGGCCGGCGCCGTGGGCCTGACCGTCCACCGTCCCACCAGCGCCACCGCGGCCAACGTCGTCCGTTTCACCGGCTTCCGCGTGGTCACCCTCGCGGCGGCCCAGGTGCCGGTGAACGAGCCCCCGGTCGCGGCCTTCACGGCCACCCCGACGGGCCTGGCCGTGGCCGTGGACGGGGCCGGGTCCGGCGATCCGGACGGCCGCGTGGTGTCCTACGCCTGGGACTTCGGGGACGGCGGCACCGCCGAGGGCGTGACCGCGTCGTACACCTACGCCGAGGGCGGCACCTACCCGGTCACCCTGACCGTCACCGACGACTCGGGCGAGAGCCGGTCCACCACCCAGGACGTGACCGTGTCCGCGCCGGCCGTGGAGGTCGTCGCGAGCGACACGTTCGCCCGCGAGGTCACCGGCGGCTGGGGCAGCGCGGACGTCGGCGGTGCCTGGACCGTCGCCGCGGGCGGCACCCGCCAGTCGGTGACGCCGGGGGTGGGGGAGTTCCGCCTGGACGCGGCCGGCCACAACACCGGCAGCTACCTGGACGGGATCCGCCGCACGGACGCGAACGTGCTCACCACGTTCTCGCTCAGCGCCATGCCGACCGGCAACGGCACCTACGTCTACGTCACCGGCCGCCGCGTGGGCACCGGCCAGGAGTACCGGGTGCGGGTGCGGGTGCTGGCCGACGGCCGGGTCGCGCTCGCCCTGTCGCGGCTGGCCGGTGGCACCGAGACCTTCCCCGGCGGCGAGCTGGTCGTGCCGGGCCTGGTCTACGCGCCGGGGGCGGCGCTGAACGTCCGCGTCCAGGTGTCGGGTACGGGCACCACCGCCGTCTCGGCCACCGTGTGGCTCGCCGGGACGGAGGAGCCGAGCGCGGCCTCGCTGACCCGGACCGACACGACGGCGGAACTCCAGGCGGCGGGCGGGATCGGTCTCCTGGCGCACCGGCCGGGCGGCACGACGGTCGCGACCGCGGTCCGGTTCACCGGCTTCCTGGTGACGCCGGTCGGCTGA